The following proteins are co-located in the Micromonospora coriariae genome:
- a CDS encoding cytochrome c oxidase assembly protein, giving the protein MTATLVPGATDRLAHGGHVADGPGWFPLVAVGLLAGGYLVAAARDPRGWDHRRSAAWLAGCAVLAVAVGPLAQLPDDPRGHMTQHLLLGMVAPLGLVLGAPVTLLLRIASTPRRRFIGRLLRARPLHLIAHPVTAALLSTGGLALVLLTPLYAAAERQPTLHHALHLHYLAAGYLFAWSLAGPDPAPRRPGLAVRLGALLGAAAGHSALAKYLYAHAGALPPGLADPDPAAFRSAAQLMYYGGDVAELLLAVALFATWYHRPFRRHPARPSRSMKKRPGGQPRAARAVESRPRNARMFSSLWCVSAWSLRGPE; this is encoded by the coding sequence GTGACGGCGACGCTCGTTCCCGGCGCGACGGACCGGCTCGCGCACGGGGGGCACGTGGCGGATGGCCCGGGCTGGTTTCCGCTGGTGGCGGTCGGCCTGCTGGCCGGCGGCTACCTCGTGGCCGCCGCGCGGGATCCGAGGGGCTGGGACCACCGGCGCAGCGCTGCCTGGCTGGCCGGCTGTGCCGTGCTGGCGGTCGCGGTCGGGCCGCTCGCGCAGCTCCCCGACGACCCGCGCGGACACATGACGCAGCACCTGCTGCTCGGCATGGTGGCCCCGCTCGGGCTGGTGCTCGGCGCCCCGGTGACACTGCTGCTGCGGATCGCGTCCACGCCCAGGCGCCGGTTCATCGGCCGGCTGCTGCGCGCCCGCCCGCTGCACCTGATCGCCCACCCGGTCACCGCCGCGCTGCTCAGCACGGGCGGGCTGGCCCTGGTGCTGCTCACCCCGCTGTACGCGGCGGCGGAGCGCCAGCCCACCCTGCACCACGCCCTGCACCTGCACTACCTGGCCGCCGGATACCTGTTCGCCTGGTCGCTGGCCGGCCCGGACCCGGCCCCCCGCCGCCCCGGGCTGGCCGTGCGGCTCGGCGCGCTGCTGGGCGCGGCGGCCGGGCACTCCGCGCTCGCCAAGTACCTCTACGCGCACGCCGGCGCCCTGCCGCCCGGGCTGGCCGACCCCGACCCGGCGGCGTTCCGTTCCGCCGCCCAGCTCATGTACTACGGCGGGGACGTGGCCGAGCTGCTGCTCGCCGTCGCCCTCTTCGCCACCTGGTACCACCGACCCTTCCGTCGCCACCCGGCGCGACCTTCTCGGTCGATGAAGAAGAGGCCCGGGGGTCAGCCGCGCGCGGCCAGGGCGGTGGAGAGCCGGCCGAGGAACGCCCGGATGTTCTCCTCGCTGTGGTGCGTCTCGGCCTGGTCGTTGAGGGGGCCCGA
- a CDS encoding DUF2243 domain-containing protein: MTGFHPPDARATALPDARSSTLAGVLIGVAVMAAVDQIVFHQLLAWHHFYDRSTLSVGLLSDGLLHAAELLALVGGFFWFADLRRRGALAARFAWGGFLLGAGGFQLFDGLVDHKVLRLHQIRYGVHLVPYDVVWNVGGAILLLVGAALVWRARSRPPRGGSR; the protein is encoded by the coding sequence ATGACCGGTTTCCACCCGCCGGACGCGCGCGCCACCGCCCTGCCGGATGCCCGCTCGTCCACCCTCGCCGGTGTCCTGATCGGCGTCGCGGTGATGGCCGCGGTGGACCAGATCGTCTTTCACCAGCTGCTGGCCTGGCACCACTTCTACGACCGGTCCACCCTGTCGGTGGGCCTGCTCTCCGACGGGCTGCTGCACGCCGCCGAGCTGCTGGCCCTGGTCGGCGGGTTCTTCTGGTTCGCCGACCTGCGCCGGCGCGGCGCACTGGCGGCCCGGTTCGCCTGGGGTGGATTCCTGCTCGGCGCCGGGGGTTTCCAGCTCTTCGACGGGCTGGTCGACCACAAGGTGCTCCGGCTGCACCAGATCCGGTACGGCGTCCACCTGGTGCCGTACGACGTGGTGTGGAACGTGGGCGGCGCGATACTGCTGCTCGTGGGCGCCGCGCTGGTCTGGCGGGCCCGGTCCCGCCCGCCACGTGGCGGCTCCCGGTGA
- a CDS encoding DUF2786 domain-containing protein, producing the protein MPDPDELVADALAAVRGTDVRQAERQLDRLMVGTGAADGTTAVDTALLRRLIRGVARLWPRGWQPADLDRLTTRRLGARSARLVRDALAAQRREQAGPVPAWWDEQLRELAAEVWWDDDRSVLAGWSAREGLDRVDALRTAVDTLVLVESLPPIAVLRPPPGTTGAAATGRPTGAARSGSGMLERVRALLAKAESTTFPAEAEALTAKAQELIARHSIDEALLAAGADRGDLPGGVRLGTDAPYAGAKALLVQEVAAANRCEAVWSDDLGFATVLGWPADLVAVELLYTSLLVQATAAMLRGRAERRPGAGRRTRVWDESFLNAFALRIGERLRATTDAADRAAAETAGPERLLPVLAARGAAVRERLDTLFPGVTRHRLSVRDAEGWSSGTSAADRASLDVGGGPPPRQVPGRPDPR; encoded by the coding sequence GTGCCGGACCCGGACGAACTCGTCGCCGATGCGCTCGCGGCGGTGCGCGGCACCGACGTACGGCAGGCCGAACGGCAGCTGGACCGGCTGATGGTCGGCACCGGCGCGGCGGACGGCACTACGGCGGTGGACACGGCGCTGCTGCGTCGCCTGATCCGCGGCGTGGCGCGGCTGTGGCCGCGCGGCTGGCAGCCGGCCGACCTGGACCGGCTCACCACCCGGCGGCTCGGCGCCCGCTCGGCCCGGCTGGTGCGGGACGCGTTGGCCGCCCAGCGGCGCGAGCAGGCCGGGCCGGTTCCGGCGTGGTGGGACGAGCAGTTGCGTGAGCTGGCCGCCGAGGTGTGGTGGGACGACGACCGGAGCGTGCTGGCCGGCTGGTCCGCCCGGGAGGGGCTGGACCGGGTCGACGCCCTGCGCACGGCGGTGGACACCCTCGTCCTGGTGGAGAGCCTGCCGCCGATCGCGGTGCTGCGTCCGCCACCGGGCACGACCGGTGCGGCGGCGACGGGCCGCCCGACCGGCGCGGCCCGCAGTGGGTCCGGGATGCTCGAACGGGTACGGGCGCTGCTGGCCAAGGCCGAGTCGACCACCTTTCCGGCCGAGGCGGAGGCGCTGACCGCCAAGGCGCAGGAGTTGATCGCCCGGCACAGCATCGACGAGGCGCTGCTGGCCGCCGGGGCCGACCGGGGCGACCTGCCCGGCGGGGTACGGCTCGGCACCGACGCCCCGTACGCGGGAGCGAAGGCGCTGCTGGTGCAGGAGGTCGCGGCGGCGAACCGCTGTGAGGCGGTCTGGTCCGACGACCTCGGCTTCGCCACGGTGCTGGGTTGGCCGGCCGACCTCGTGGCGGTGGAGCTGCTCTACACCTCGCTGCTGGTTCAGGCCACCGCCGCGATGCTGCGCGGGCGGGCTGAGCGGCGACCGGGGGCCGGGCGGCGGACCCGCGTCTGGGACGAGTCCTTCCTCAACGCGTTCGCGCTGCGGATCGGCGAGCGGCTGCGCGCGACCACCGACGCGGCGGACCGGGCGGCGGCCGAGACGGCCGGCCCGGAGCGGCTGCTCCCGGTGCTCGCCGCGCGCGGTGCGGCGGTCCGGGAGCGGCTCGACACCCTCTTCCCGGGCGTGACCCGGCACCGGCTCAGTGTCCGTGACGCCGAAGGCTGGTCGTCAGGCACCTCCGCGGCCGACCGTGCGTCACTGGACGTCGGCGGCGGGCCACCGCCCCGACAGGTGCCGGGACGACCTGACCCACGGTGA
- a CDS encoding YciI family protein — translation MLLIWNRPGFTEELTERERTALFGEVDEIMKELTESGELVGGQALADPSQTQTVRLAGGHPEVIDGPFMESKEQFAGYLTVDCDSPQRAAEIAARWPDVRFGGALEVRPIMDEAGTEM, via the coding sequence ATGCTGCTGATCTGGAACCGGCCCGGCTTCACCGAGGAGCTGACCGAGCGGGAGCGCACCGCCCTGTTCGGCGAGGTCGACGAGATCATGAAGGAGCTGACCGAGTCCGGCGAGCTGGTCGGTGGCCAGGCGCTGGCCGACCCGTCGCAGACCCAGACGGTCCGGCTCGCCGGCGGCCACCCGGAAGTCATCGACGGGCCGTTCATGGAGAGCAAGGAACAGTTCGCCGGCTACCTGACCGTCGACTGTGACAGCCCGCAACGGGCCGCCGAGATCGCCGCCCGCTGGCCGGACGTGCGCTTCGGCGGCGCGCTGGAGGTCCGCCCGATCATGGACGAGGCCGGGACGGAGATGTGA